A single window of Vidua chalybeata isolate OUT-0048 chromosome 7, bVidCha1 merged haplotype, whole genome shotgun sequence DNA harbors:
- the ARL4C gene encoding LOW QUALITY PROTEIN: ADP-ribosylation factor-like protein 4C (The sequence of the model RefSeq protein was modified relative to this genomic sequence to represent the inferred CDS: deleted 2 bases in 1 codon), whose translation MGNISSNISAFQSLHIVMLGLDSAGKTTVLYRLKFNEFVNTVPTIGFNTEKIRLSNGTAKGISCHFWDVGGQEKLRPLWKSYSRCTDGIIYVVDSVDVDRLEEAKTELHKVTKFAENQGTPLLVIANKQDLPKSLPVAEIEKQLALHELTPSTTYHIQPACAIIGEGLTEGMDKLYEMILKRRKSLKQKKKRTDNSGDNKAAPASRAQIPELPSPTAPCS comes from the exons ATGGGGAACATCTCCTCCAACATCTCCGCCTTCCAGTCCCTGCACATCGTCATGCTGGGCCTGGATTCGGCGGGCAAGACCACGGTGCTCTACCGCCTCAAGTTCAACGAGTTCGTCAACACCGTGCCCACCATCGGCTTCAACACGGAGAAGATCCGGCTCAGCAACGGGACGGCCAAGGGCATCAGCTGCCACTTCTGGGACGTGGGCGGCCAGGAGAAGCTGCGCCCGCTCTGGAAGTCCTACAGCCGCTGCACCGATGGCATCATCTACGTGGTGGACTCAGTGGACGTGGACCGGCTGGAGGAAGCCAAAACGGAGCTGCACAAGGTGACCAAGTTCGCGGAGAACCAGGGCACCCCGCTGCTGGTCATCGCCAACAAGCAGGACCTGCCCAAATCGCTGCCGGTGGCCGAGATCGAGAAGCAGCTGGCCCTCCACGAGCTGACCCCTTCCACCACCTACCACATCCAGCCCGCCTGCGCCATCATCGGCGAGGGGCTGACGGAGGGCATGGACAAGCTCTACGAGATGATCCTCAAGCGCAGGAAGTCCCTCAAGCAGAAGAAGAAGCG GACAGACAATAGTGGTGATAACAAAGCGGCTCCCGCCAGCCGAGCCCAG ATCCCGGAGCTCCCCTCGCCCACCGCCCCGTGCTCCTGA